A single genomic interval of Helianthus annuus cultivar XRQ/B chromosome 6, HanXRQr2.0-SUNRISE, whole genome shotgun sequence harbors:
- the LOC110939784 gene encoding probable carboxylesterase 18: MESAAKTPKSLSLPWTTRITLWLLDIGLNLIMRKDGTVNRGLLKLVPLTPPSSEPINRVKTYDVVVDPTRKLWFRVFVPTQYTVEDLPVMVFCHGSGYIVASADTQLYDDFCRKLARELHVIVVSVDYRLAPEHRHPAQHEDGLDVLKFLDVEENRLKWLPGNANISQCFIAGDSAGGNMAHHVAVRASQFNFQQLQVVGLVSIQPFFGGEERTGSEIRLNGTAPVLTLKQTDWFWNAFLPLGEPYNRDHPVVNVSGRYAVDISKMDLPPTIVVVAGFDILRDWQIRYYEWLKKSGKEVYLVDYPNMFHGFNLLPELPESDQLILEVKDFIHNVLNKI; encoded by the exons ATGGAATCTGCAGCCAAAACTCCAAAATCTCTGTCCTTACCCTGGACAACACGAATTACACTTTGGTTACTCGACATCGGACTCAACTTAATTATGCGGAAAGACGGCACAGTGAACCGCGGTCTTCTCAAACTGGTACCTCTGACACCGCCATCATCTGAACCGATCAACCGTGTCAAGACATACGATGTAGTGGTGGATCCAACTCGCAAACTCTGGTTCCGCGTATTTGTCCCCACACAGTACACTGTAGAAGATCTTCCTGTGATGGTGTTCTGTCATGGAAGTGGATATATTGTCGCCTCCGCGGACACACAGTTGTACGACGATTTTTGTCGCAAGTTAGCGAGAGAATTGCATGTGATAGTTGTTTCTGTTGATTATCGTCTTGCACCGGAGCATCGACACCCTGCTCAACATGAAGATGGGCTTGATGTACTCAAGTTTCTAGACGTTGAAGAGAACAGGTTGAAATGGTTACCGGGCAATGCAAATATTTCACAATGCTTTATCGCGGGTGATAGCGCTGGCGGAAACATGGCTCATCATGTTGCTGTAAGAGCCTCCCAGTTCAACTTCCAACAACTCCAG GTAGTTGGGCTGGTGTCGATTCAACCATTCTTTGGCGGGGAGGAGCGTACAGGTTCTGAGATACGGCTGAATGGAACCGCGCCTGTCTTGACACTGAAGCAGACAGATTGGTTCTGGAACGCATTCTTGCCGCTAGGTGAACCCTACAATCGGGACCATCCTGTGGTCAATGTTAGTGGTCGGTATGCTGTGGACATATCGAAAATGGATTTACCACCGACCATTGTGGTTGTGGCAGGGTTTGATATTCTACGGGACTGGCAAATAAGGTACTATGAGTGGCTCAAGAAATCCGGGAAAGAAGTGTACTTGGTGGACTACCCAAACATGTTTCACGGTTTCAACCTCTTACCGGAGTTGCCGGAATCTGATCAACTTATATTGGAAGTGAAGGACTTCATTCACAATGTCTTAAATAAG ATTTAG